The Denticeps clupeoides chromosome 4, fDenClu1.1, whole genome shotgun sequence genome segment TTTCATCCTTTTTGGGGATGTGGCAGTGTTGGCTTCTGTGTGGTGATCTGTCTAGAAAATAACCTTTAGCACACTGACTTTAACACTTATTGGGCTGGGCAATATACTGATAAATTATAGGATTCCTGTCATTTCCCCATTTAgcattgtttattattttaactcATATGCAACACAAGCAAAGTCCTTTCACACTAGGCAATAATCTGgattttgtaatgtaatgaatattATGATGAATGTGGATATGAATGTCTCTTTGGTTTTTGGgcatatcgcccagccctatAATAGAACACAAATAAAGGATGATTACCTCTTTTTCACGCATGCTTTATTACCACTAACTGCATCTCGGGCTTTGGGGTACTCTCTTTGTTTTACTCTTGCACTTAATAACCTTCGCCAGCACCATTTGGCAGGTCTGCAGCAATATAAATAAGAAATTAGCATGACCATGCACTGCAGATTTGTCATATGAATACTCCTCGAGTGGTGtatttcttcttattttctCCCAATCCCCCCTCCAGTTTTCCTTATTAACTCTAGACTTCATCATAATAATTTAGAATGTCCACTTTTAGCCTGGTGTCCCTTGCAAtagtttaattttaaatgttatattttcaCATTCTGCACTTTACAGACTATTTGTGTCTCATAATAGTTTTAACCATTATTGTTTTCCTTTAGATTTGGAattgatttgtttttcattcGTGAATGCTCAGAAATGTATTCATGCATTCACCAAAGAACAATTCTGTAGTTGATACCGTATGTGTTTTTTCCagatataaaatatacacaatctTACTGGTTACTGAGTTGTTAGGACTTTTCGTTGTTTCGGAAGCACCACTAGCATGCACATTTTGGTTAATGTGTACTGTCAGTCTGAGACCATAGTAGGTTCATTTTGCCATGCAGCTTTAATGATTATCTGCTGCTAATTATCCTGTTTACTTGCTTGCTTTCTACTGTTGATTTCAATACTTGAGTAATCACTTAGATGTGCAAACGTATGGCTATTTTAATGGACATAAGGAAGCTTGATAACCTTTTGCATGAATTAGTCttacatacatttattctaCAATATGCCTTATTTTTGGTGATATtgtgttttataatttttttttaacaattggGAACAAATAGAATAAATTTGTCGTGCATGGCACCTTACTAATATGCCACAAATTTTTCATTGTGTCAAATGCAAATCTATGCAATTTTATGATTAGTTATTATGTAAACTTGCCTGCattgtttaatatatataatttttaattcaaatagATTTAATAATCTCAAGTGGTATTGacccttatatatatatatattccagtCCTGCCATTTCCTTAATGTGCCACACCCCTTTTCTTAGGAAAGCCCTGTGGGATAGCCTTGGAGGAGGGGTCCAGGCATAGAGAGGAGGCATGCCTTGGCTCCTCCTCCATCCCACAGCAACTTAAGAGAAATGGCCAAAAAGTGGACAGCAAACACACTCCAGGCCAAGGTGAGTTCAATATGTGctacatattttatttccttgctcatgtcttattttttccccccaatatttttattagttGGGCTACTTGTGTGTGGGCTGTTTCTTTAAGGCATTTCTGAacattgttgtgtttttgtcaaCAGGACAAGCACACATGAAGAGAAAGAAACCTGTGGTGCAGGATGGGGCAAAAAAGCATAAAGCTTCCTAAGTTATGATACAGGGGTCATGAgcatttaattcaatttattcTAACTACAACAAAATCAAAGGTGTAGGATGCAGTACCCTTTATTTTCTGTGTAAGTTTTCATCTAAGCTGTCTTTTCATCTTCAGTGTATAATTCAAACTAAATATGTGTTtgaaacattattatattactACTATAGTACTGCTATATCATGAATACATTTCTGAAGCAAATGAGTGAGAGTTTTGTCTTGCTGCAGTAGCTGTCTCTACTGCATAGACTCTGGCTCAGCATTTCCACAAACGGAAGGCAATGAAGCCATGgtgttgtgttttctttctccCTCAAGCAGATTGTTTAATGAGACAAGCCACAAACAATCTAAGACTTTTTATAATGACATGTAGATTTCTGTCTGTAATTAAGAAGGTTGACATTCCCACTCTTTAGCTAAGGGTTACACATACCTAATGCACTGAATGAAAGCATCAGTATTAATCAAAAAAATTATCCTGTCCACCCCCTGAATTACCTTcaacacagaggaggaggaggaaacctattgcattttgtgtttaattgggGTTTGATTCCTAATATTCTTATGGAGCCTTCCTGCATTTACTTCCTCGAGATACTGTACAACTAGCTGcaactttttcttttcaagccataaagaaaaaaggccgattatcatcatcatctacACTCAAAATCCTTTATATGAATTATTACTGTCTTTTGTTCAGTCTATGTTTGTCTGAAAGAATAAATAGTTCAAGCTCCTGTCTCGGATTATACTAGCAATTTATAGTCAGTCTTGTTTAGTAAATGAAAGTTTTGTCACATTAAGAACAGCAGGTTAAATCACCTACACATCTGAGTTGACCATAGTGTGATGTTTTTAGTAATTCTTGAGACTTACTCAGTAGACTATCATTGTATTCATTGTTTTGTGTCACAATTAATAGCAGTATCCACAACTAGTCAGGCAAtgcacattttacatatataatataagagTGTATTCTCTTCTCACATGTTTTTCAGAAAGCTATCCCCGGGCcgtatttaatcatttaatttgaataattttgatCAAGATATGAATGGAATTGGTTATATGAATGGCATGCTGGGTCACACCAAGAACAAATAAAATTCTCTGTTCACTGGTTTCCTCTGGCACGTTCGTTCTCAGTTCCGGGCCGAGCGTAGCCCTACAGAGGCTTCCTGTGTGCTGTGTGGGCTGTCACAGCCTTCAGCAGGGGCAACCACTTGCTCTGTTTAGTGAGGAGCCTCTCTCTGTAGATCTTGAAGCCCCGAGGGCCATCACTGTCCTCTGACTCAGCACTTATCTCCATCTTCTGCACAATCAGCTTTAGCAGATTATGCTGCTTCTCCAAAACGCATGCGATGTCCTTCATTCTggtcgggaaaaaaaaagttttttaaaaccCTTAGATAAATTCTGCAATTTCACTAAATCTCAAAGTGTTCACTGCTTTTAATTGGATGATTATATCATAACATCTGCATCATTACTcccattcaaaataaaataaacattaatttttcatttaatttaaaacatgtatCATAGACTTATTATCATGGCATGACACTGAATCATGTGGTAGCTGCCAATACCCAgacatatcatcatcatcatatcagACTCAGCAGTGTGGACATAGTGGTGGGCTTGATGGCAGTAAAGCTCACAGGGACACTCCTGAGCTGAGCAGAGTCCTTATTTAACCTTGAAGATGTCACCTAAAGACCTTTGGCATTCCATAGATTTGCTGTGACTGGAAAAATGTCTGCACACCTGCCAACTTAGCAGTTATTGTTTCGTTTTACCTGCTCTTCTGTCTAGCGAGTTCTTGCTCCATTGGAGTGTCCTTGTGACTGTTATTACAGATGCGGGTTCTGACTTCCTGGATTTCTTCCCCAAAGAGTAAGAGCAAGAACAGCCTTTTCTGTGTTAGGACACAAAGGTCAAGAATGGCAAGAATAGACAATGCAAAACTATTATCTGCTGCAGAGCGGGTCGGAGGAACACACCCTCGCACATTGTCTGTTCGGGTGGATTTTCAAAGAGGACATGTCTGCCCGTTTCATAAACCAGTATGGCAGCTTCTCTTCCAGATTGGTGTGAAGGTCAATCTGAAAAGAAAGATTACTGAGATTTATCCATGTATTTTACTGCACAGTCTAACTCTGGAGCAATCAGTTTGCCAACCTGCATTCCAATTTGCTTAAGGGTGGCATTTTTCTGGACCTCAGCTATGTCACCAACTGCCAGTCCAATCTTAAAAAGGGGAGAGGTACAAGAGTGTCACTGAACCACGAGAAGTCCTGGGAATCCCTAATGCAACCCAATTCACTATATTCTTGTGAAATGTGATTTATATGccaataaatatacaaatgaaaTGGGGTAACATAAAAGCCTTGAAAATAATGATTCTATTCTTGAAATATTGTAAGTGAGGtttgtaatgtgtgtaatgATCCGTCTGCGTGTTGTACTGTATGTGTTGCTTAAATTGTAAAGTATCTAGTCATTGATGAATCAGAtagattaaaatgtgatttttaatgcACTTAAATTATGGTCATCATGAATGTGGTTGACAGTTAACTGGGAAGTGAAAATGATAAACACCACaccacccagtgaaatgtggtctctgcatttaacccatcacccctgctgagtagtgagcagccatgacaggcacccgggaagcagtgagtggggacggtgctttgctcagtggcaccttggcggtttgggagtcgaaccggcaaccttctgattacgggtccgcatCCTTACCGCTTttccttgtgtccagagagggtctaagtatgaggggtgtcatctgtagtggGTGTaatgcccattgagacatgctgtTTGTGATTTAGggttatacaaaaataaattgctgCTGTTGTGGtggcattcatttttatttaattttcatatttgcaaCCCTGAGCCACAtcttaaatatatattgttattgCATCTTCACAATGGACAAGgctcattgtcattgtcattattAGGTGCAGGTATTAAGGCTCAGTGTAACTCACCAGAAGATTCATTAGCAGAATTGGCACAAAGAAGACAAACCAAATAAAGATGAAACAGGTGACGTTGGGGAAAGGAAGAGATTCATTTAAGTAGGGTTTAAGAAAATTCTCCTGATGGTTGAGCTCCCCCACCATCATTACAAAGGACTGCATGATTGAGATGAACAGCCCGCTGAAGTGGACCTGAATGAAAGCAACATGTAATTGGTCTGCTGTCTGGCCCCAAACCTGACACTTTCAGAAGTCTGAAAGAACATACCTGGTTGATCATCAACGCGTAGAAGGAAAGGGAGAAGGCGAGTATCAGGTAAAAGAAGAGCACCCCGATGCTCATGAGGGTCTTTGCAATCTCTCGGAACATCACAACGTAAATCCCAAAACGCTCAAAGCTGTAGGGATTGCAGTAGCACAGCTGACAGATGATCACACAGTTCCTACAAGCTACTGATGAGACATTCTTGCAGCAGAATGGACATTTTAAGCCacaatcacttttttcattaaaagaGATTTCTCCTCACCGCTGCAGATACAGCAGGAAGTTCACCCAGGAGATCAGTACTGCTATGGAGCCAGCCTGCCAGTGCCAGTGACTCTTGACGTCCAGCAGCAGTGGCACCACGAACGCGATGGAGAAAACTGCTGAACTCCAGTCCAGCATATTGCTTGGATCGTATAAGTAACCCCTCCGCTTGGACAAGGAAAAGTGGAAAGATGTTCTTGTTGTATCTCTATTTGATGTACACATCTGCCTTCTGTTAAGCAggtcctcctcctgctcttttCAGTCAAGGCATGGACTCCTCAAGATATCATGAGTTATGTGACATGATCcaaatattccaaaatatttGAGCTATATTTGGGCTAGCCAAATGAAATTGGTTCAGGTCTATCAAGATTAGCGATCAGCCAAATTTGAAGGTGGCTATCAAAAGCATGTGATCAGGGACTTTTGTAAATTAAGTGTAACAACTGTTCATTGTTCTATGCACTTGCTGTCAGTTATTCACTTTACCTATCTCTGGTTTTAAAGTGGTGGCCAATCTTATTCACCACGATTTTCCATTCAGTACAGTCAGTTAATATGCTACCTTCATGagctatttttattttatttttattatatttcagtgAGCTGGTCCACAAgctgtacatttacatacatttacattttagaacaCCATTTGATAGTTATTATTAAGAATTCCTACCTTTTGCCAAATCTGTACCAGCTCTTTACCAACTGCATAAAGATTCATCGCCAGAACCAGGAACATGCAAAACGTAATGAATGGGCATTGCTgttcaaagaaaaagaaacacttttgACCTAGTGCTGTTACATATTCCCTGGATAGTGTGTTGTATTCCAACCTGTGGTACCTTGTCTAGGGTGCTGGTGGCCATCTTGACTACGTGGGTTGACGTGCTGTTGAATGTGGGCCTCAGATTCAGGATGAGGTGAGTTAGAGGGAAAAGGCCCAGTGTGTACACCATCATATTGAACAAATGCACTTTCATCCCATATGCATTCCtgcatattaaaaaatgatcagGCATCATAATGGCAGTAGGACAGTCTCACTGTCCTGTCTTTTATTTCTATATGTGCCTTATTTCTGGTTGTGGGCTCTAAAACTCATTTTGGATAATGTGGCAGGCTGATAAGCACATTATGCACAtataaaacactcacacacacgccaacTCACCATTTCATCTCCAAATACTTCTTGCAGACTGGATGAGTCAAAAGCTCAAGACGATTATAGTTCACCATAgccttaaaagaaaaagaatgtagAGCAGAGCAGAGTCACTTTTACTTCCATATCACACGTTATCTGCACATAAATACAAATCAAATCTTCAGTCCATACTCACATTCATTGCAGCAAGGGGCTGATAAatgattttattgtttttttgggcattttttacatatttaattggAGCTTGTAGCCATTCAAAATTATATTCAATCTGTTTTGAGAGAACCATGAACAGTTTTAATGTTTGCGTATTGTATTGTTTGATATTGTGTTCACATATGAATCTTTCTAAATGCACTTACCCAGTAGTCCTGGCTGTTCACATCATCATCTGATTCCTTTATGCATGTGTCCAGAAGACACTGCAGAGAAAGAAAActaataattatatacattatatacattttatttgtaacaaTTTGTGGTGAAGTGTCTAACCTTGAAGGACTCAGGAAGAAACTCGATCATATCTCTGACTGCACAGCCCTTTGATGAGTCTACATTGAATGTCATAAGGGCCTCAGCACACCTGTAGGACATAAACATCAGTCAGCCGACCACCCCAAAGAACTTCAAGTTCCCATGAGAAGACTCAGTAAAACTCCAGGATCAGAAATCTGCCAGCTGATTATCCTTGTATGGTATGCTAGTAGACTTAGACCCAAATACCCTTGCACAGAAATAAGCCCAGAAGAAATCCAACATTGCAGAAGAGGAAGCGAGTGGACAAAAGTATGGATTTATGTATTAATGGACAAACGTTTgtctgtctttttaatgcacgCACTACACTACATCACATTACAATACATCAAGATAACTTGTATTTGATGATAAGGTTGGGGTGGCTAGCCTGACCTGCCACTCTGAATTACAACATTGGTGGCTTCCTTCCTGCTGTTGTGCACAGCTTCGTGCACAAAGGACGCATTACACTTGTTGAGTAGGAACTGAGCTCCTCTGCTCAACAGCAGCTTCACAGCAGCAGCGTGGCCCTCCCTGGCAGCCAGATGTAGGGCTGTGTTCTGTGGCAATACAGCATGAAAGATTGACATTATTCACAAAATAATCCTAAGGACAATGTTCCACACAGCTCTGTCCTTGGTCCATTTTTGTCCATTTACGCTCAGATTTTTTATTACTTGCAGAGACAAATGTTCTACTAACTTTAATTAGAGGAAGtagtacattttaaaacagttAATTCATGAGCTACCTCCCATACCTCCAATTGCAGCCTTTATTCTAACATGTTTATATTATTGTAACATTATTATAACGTGTTCTTTCATATTCTCATACTAATTGGATAAAAAGCCATTTAAATGTTAAGTACCCCATCTTCGTCCATCTTGTCTagcaatttgatatttgatgaCAGGATAGTGTCCATTGTCTGTGTGTAACCTTCAGCTGCAGCATGATGCAGGCAGGACCATCCTTTATAATCACTGAGAAGCCACAAAACAAATCATATTTAGAAGCACAAACCtggaagaaaaatacattttttgataTCAGATATCAACCACGACAGCTCAGCATATGGGGCTATGTAGTAGTGTCATGGTTTGGAGTCAAAGGGTCATGACTGGTTTGGGGAGAGGGTCttcaaataatataatacaaccCAGATTGAGAGGAAGGATTGAGAGGGAGGCCTACCTTACAGGGTTTCATGTTGTAATCTGactattcagtttttttttttttttacataactttTCATAAACAAAAATTCTTTTTTACAGGAACTGTTTGAGGTATTCTAGTCCATTTGAGATATGATCCCATATCTAGACTGTATGAACCACTGGACAGGAAGACGTATCTGACTGGCCACTACGGTGTTGCTTGCCTATGAAACAGAGCTCCTTTGCGGAGCAGAAGCTCCACCACTTGGACGTGACCTCCATGTGATGCCAGATGGAGGGGTGTCATCCCCTTCTCGTCCCCTTCATTCACCAGCCTGGTGTCTGTCATGTTCTCTAGAAGCCTCTGGCAGGTGTTGATCCGTCCATACCTACAAG includes the following:
- the trpa1a gene encoding transient receptor potential cation channel subfamily A member 1a, whose translation is MSLFRKEYKLPKTSYEEVMDEDELIQISKNVLEWALQGNIMALEKHLAHLWVRDLKGATPLHYAVSKGHVHIIRLIAQVSGAQELNVVDEDGNTALHWAVQKKQLESCSSLMSLKANPNILNNSLQSPLHLAVSLGCNALVEELVSHSQTDVNLEGDLGNTPVMVACSVDNHEALHVLFRYGAKFCSQNKLGHFPIHAAAFAGARKSMQVILERGEEMGHSTEAHINYVDKSCCSPLHLAVRGGNLEIIKLCLGNGAKIIKQQCDKSTALHCACIQGATEAVKVMLSAFDNVNDIINIADGADQTPLHKAALFDHNDLAEFLLSKGANINIIDCKGQSPLLLATSCGAWKTVSLLLSQGCDFRVKDNCGCNFLHLAILQPHGLRNLPAEILQHESVRELLSDEDNEGCTPLHYACKLGIPDSVKNMLGLEVSLEQKSKQKKSALHFAAEYGRINTCQRLLENMTDTRLVNEGDEKGMTPLHLASHGGHVQVVELLLRKGALFHSDYKGWSCLHHAAAEGYTQTMDTILSSNIKLLDKMDEDGNTALHLAAREGHAAAVKLLLSRGAQFLLNKCNASFVHEAVHNSRKEATNVVIQSGRCAEALMTFNVDSSKGCAVRDMIEFLPESFKCLLDTCIKESDDDVNSQDYWIEYNFEWLQAPIKYVKNAQKNNKIIYQPLAAMNAMVNYNRLELLTHPVCKKYLEMKWNAYGMKVHLFNMMVYTLGLFPLTHLILNLRPTFNSTSTHVVKMATSTLDKQCPFITFCMFLVLAMNLYAVGKELVQIWQKRRGYLYDPSNMLDWSSAVFSIAFVVPLLLDVKSHWHWQAGSIAVLISWVNFLLYLQRFERFGIYVVMFREIAKTLMSIGVLFFYLILAFSLSFYALMINQVHFSGLFISIMQSFVMMVGELNHQENFLKPYLNESLPFPNVTCFIFIWFVFFVPILLMNLLIGLAVGDIAEVQKNATLKQIGMQIDLHTNLEEKLPYWFMKRADMSSLKIHPNRQCARKRLFLLLLFGEEIQEVRTRICNNSHKDTPMEQELARQKSRMKDIACVLEKQHNLLKLIVQKMEISAESEDSDGPRGFKIYRERLLTKQSKWLPLLKAVTAHTAHRKPL